The nucleotide sequence TACAAGGCATTGATACGGGACATGTCGGAAGAAACATCACAACGCCCCTCCACTTCCATCTGTGGCTTGTCGCCACCGACAGAAACACCTTCTGCCTCAAAGCTCAAAAATACTTTCTGGAATTCCTGACAAGCAAGTTTCTTGCTGCCGTTTTCATCGATAAAGACAAAGTGGCCAAGACCGATACCTGCCCCTTGGGTGTTCTTTCTGATTTCCAAACCCGCCAGCAGACGCTGACGTACAGCCTCTTGCAGCTGTTCCCCACGCAAGTGAGAGAAGTCGAAATTATTTCTAACCGCTGCGGGATCACGATTGATTTGATATTCGTCAGTGTTGGATTTTAAGAAAGCAAAGCCTGCCACAAAACACACGGTGAACAGACCGACCACTCCGTAGAATTTTCTCATATTTGCGATCCCTCTTTTATTGAAGAATAGCACGGCGTGTTTCTGACATATCCTACTTTGTGACGGGCTGGCCGTAGGTCGCAGATTTTGCCTACCAAGGTCGAGGTGAAATTCCCGTAAGAATACCTGAAATATTTTCCGATGTTCCGGCACTGGAACACCTGTCATCCCCTTAAAACGCGGTAATTACCAATCCGATTTTACCTCTATTTTGTCTCTGGTTTTTTCCTCTTTTAGTCTCTGGGAAAGCATGCAATAAACCCAGTCCTTATGAATAAGACGTCCGAATTTCTATTAAACGAGTATCAAAGACGACGCTCTTCAGCGCCTCAATTGACCAATGCCCAATTCGCCAAGATTCTGGGTATTCCGTCCAGCCGCCTCAGTGACTATATCAATGGTCGCCGGATCATGACCATGTCGGTGGGTAAACAGGTTATCAAAGGCCTGGGTATGGGCGAAACCGACTTCGTTCATCTGAAAAATCTGATTGAGTTCGACAAACGCAAAGTCAAAACTCTGCTGCCGGAAGTACAGCTTAAAGAAGACGAGTTCGGCGTCATCTGCGACTGGTACCACTTTGCGATTCTGGCGCTGGTGCCGGTAAAAACATTCCAGCCCAATGCCAACTGGATTGCCGACCGCCTGAACATTCCGTTTGAAGTCGCACAGGCAGCCATCGAGCGTCTGTGCCGTCTGGGTCTGTTGCAGATCGAAGAAGGAAAATTCATCGTCACTCACAAGCAACTGGAAACCAGCCACAACATCCCATCTGAATCTTTGCGCCGCTCGCACAAGCAGTCCCTGGTTCAGGTTCTGGACAACATGGACCGTGTGCCATTGGATCTGCGTGATGTGACTTCCATCACATTCCCCATGAACCGTAAAAAAATCCCTGAGGCAAAACGCCTGATCAGAAACTTCCGCCGCAAAATGGCCACCTTGATGACCCAAGGGCCTAAAACGGACGTCTACAATCTGAACGTGCAACTGTTCCCGGTAACGAAGGTACAAAAATGAGAATCAGCCAACTAGTCATCACATCCCTGCTTTCGCTGATCGCGGTGTCCGCTCACGCCAACAACTGGTATGACCGCGGTAACGCCGGCTTTGCCCTGTTCTGCACCGGCAAGGCGCCAATCGTTCTGGATCTATACGAAGTCAGCACACGTGATCTGGGTTCCATCCTTTATTCAAAAGCTGTCACTCCTGTGGATAAAGCCGTGGATCTTGCGACTCGCCTGGAACAGGTCGATCCCGCACGCGCTCGCCAGTACCGCGAGGGCGCAAAAGACTTTATGGCCTCTGCGCAATTCGTGAATGATCTGGGCATTCGCCAGACTCCGGATCTGGGACTTGTGACCGTGCCGAAGGACTGCACTCTTGAGCAGGTGGTCTTCCAAAGAAATCCGTCCATTTTGAACAAAGCCCGCTATGTGGTGAATGCCAACTTGTGGAATCAGCTGGATGCCGACAATCAGGCGGCTCTGATTCTTCACGAGGTTATCTATCGTGAAGTGATCAACAGCACGGCTAACGAGCTGTTCTCTGAACGCGTGCGCCTGTTCAACGGTATTATTCATGCACACCACATGCGCAGTCTTATGAAAAAAGACTATCTGAAGATGCTGCGTGAACTGCACTTGACCACTTACGAGGAAAACGGCCTGAAGCTGTCTTTGGGTTACACCACGCCAGAGGGTTTCTGGGTGGATTCTGACGTGTTCATGGATCTAATGGGTCGTATTCTTTCTGCATCTTTGGCAGCCAACCAGTACTTCGGTTACGGCGGCATGGAGTACGCTTGTGTCGGCAGCACCGTGCCTGAAATGGGCCGTGTGACTTTGGAGGATGGCAACATCCGCACCCTGCGTGTGAACCCTGACTTTGCCCGCGACGGCGCTTGCAACCTGCCAATGCTGATCATTCCGGAAAGCAATGGCTTTGCGATCTTTGGCAGCCTGTGGTTCTTTGATGGTGCGAAAAATGTGATTCGTGTGGACGGCACGCTGAGCAAGAAAACTCAGCTGACCTACAAGGGCACCACTTACGAACTGGTTCCGGATCTGTTCAAAACTGACGTGTACAACACCACGTTCACTTTTGATAAAAACATGAACCTGACTGAAGTGGGCTTGGGCGGAACGCCTTGCCTGAATAAAACTGAAGGCAAAATTCAGTTTATCCAGAATCTGGCTAACGGCGAAGGCAGCGTGACTATTTCTGCCTCAGGAACACCGCAGTCTGTTCCGGCTTGTCACTAGTTCGACGTTGTCGACAAAAGAAAAAGGCCCGCTCTTTTCAGAGGGGCCTTTTTTATTTTCAGAAACTCTAATCACTGATTACTGCTTACCGCAGCCCACCGGCGTGTAGCCCTTAAAGACCGCGCCCATTTCCTGAGCCTCCATGGCAATCGCCAACAGGCCCAGCTTGGCTGTCCAGCCGTACACGTTTTCCTGCGGGCAGCCCGGCGTATTGATCGCCAGATCCGACACACACAAACGCTTATAAACCGCACCCGGACTGTTCAGACTTTCGGTAGAGCTTTTCTCGGCGTGCGTGCGCAGGAAACCCCCGGCAAGCTCGCAGCCCAGCATATAAATCACCGGCTCTGCACTGGCGCCGTCCGCTTCCACGATGGACGGAATGCCTTCCTGTATGATGACTTCTTCAACGTCACGACCGCCCTTGGCCGCTTTCATTTTTTTGCGGGACTTGTAGGACCAGGCTTTCACTTCTTCGCCGGAACCCACACGAATCACTGCCAAACCGTAAGTGCCGGCGTTGTTTTTCACAAACACGAACGGCTCTTGGTTGATGCCGCGTTTTTTATAGTCTTCACGCAGGCGAGCCAGCATCTGATCCACTTTTTCCGCCAAAGCATTGCGGCTGCTTTCATCCCCAATGTCGAAGTGCTCAAACAGTTCGGTTTCAACTCTTAGTAAGAAAGGATCAATCTTGGCCACTTCGGCAAATTCACTGGCAAGCTGGTTGTAGTATTTGAAGTACGTGCTTTTCTTGCGCTGATACCAGCCAAGCTCTCTTGGCGGGTTCATCGGGAATTCGCTCATTGTCGGAGCCCATTCCTCGTAGGCCTCAGAGAAGTCATTGTTGCTGATGATCAGATCCGGAGTGAAGCTTTTCAAAAGCTCCCCGCCCTTCAAAGCCGAGTGCACTGTCACTTCGTTACCGGCGGAACTGGTCAGATTCAAAGGCTCTGGCAGTTCACGGGGGATTGCGATTTTCACGACGCGACCGGTGGCTTCAATCAGCTTGCGGATGGTGTGAACGTTTTCCCAATAGAAAGCATTGTTGGTGTGCTCTTCAGTCACCAGCAAGATGTTCTTGATGCCGGCGCCGTAGTGTTTGGTGATGTACTTGTCGACCAGGGCCGGAGCGGATTCTTTGTCTGTCGGGCAGATATTATTAAAGCCTGCCGGAAAGATATTCGCATCCACGTTGGAAATTTTGTAGCCCGAATCACGAATGTCGTAACTGGAATAAATCGGATAGGACATGTTTGCGGTTTTGGAAGCAAACCAAGCACAGATCTCGTTCATATTGGCGAGGGTTTGTTTGTGCAGAATCAGTTTCGCCATAGTATCTCCTTAAGGCCAAAGCGACAGAAATTACAGATTAGGATCTTCCGAGGGAACCACTTTGGGAGGAAGAGGTATAGTGGCTTTCTCTTCATCAGGCAAGAGCGAGTCGGCTTTGACTCGTCCGGACCTGCGCAGACTGTTCAGTCGCTGGGATTCCTCGGTCAGTCCCATGACTTCATCGTTCGTATATACAATATTCTCGGTTTTCTTGCGCACGTCAGCCAGGAAGGTGAAGAATTCTGTTTCGTGAGAATTCATTTTTTGCCCCGTCGGCGGACGATACAATTCAGCCTGATCAATCAAACCCAAAAGTTCGGCACCCAAAGCAGACTGCAACCGGCGCTGTTCGCGCTGTGATTCCACCACGGTGAACAGATCTCGGTAAGTTTCCTGCAGGCGTGTTTTGGCGCGCACCGACCAGTTGGCGTCATTCAAGCGCACGGCTCTGAACAGATAAATCTGCACCAGCTTCTGCCCGCGCACGAAGGCTGTAAAATTCTGTACACCCAGCTGGTTAGTGGAAACCCCGCCCATTTGCACATAAGTTTTTGCCTGCCAGTCTTTGGGAAGCTCGGTGCCTTTTTCGGTCTGAACTTTTTCAATTCCGCGCTCAGCTTCATTCAAGTAAGCCACGGCATCGTCTTCACGATCCTGACGTCCATAAACGATAGCCAGGCGAGCAGGAATTTCGGCGGCCGCAGTTTCAAGTGGCAAATACTGACCCAGTTTCTTTGCATCCAACAAAGATGAAACTGTGCGCAGATCATCGCCTTGTGCCTCATAGGCAAAGGACATTTGATACAAGGCCTGCGCGGCAATCTCGGGCTGATAGTTGCGGGTTTTTACTGCAACATCACGGTAAAGATCCAACGATTCCTGCCAGCGCTCAAGTCCCGCCAAAGATTGTGCTTCACCCAAACGGGCGGCCTGCACAAAAGTGGACTGCGGATGCAGACCCTGGAATTCCTTATACAGAATCAAGGACTGATCAAAGCTTCCCGTATTTAAAACTTTTTCCGCATTGGATATCTGAGCAAGCTCTGTGGCGCGGACCGCCTGAGTTTCATCCGGCTGACTTCTTTGCCCCAGCAAGGAACATCCCGAAAGCAGAACCAGCGCGGTGGACAAAATCAGTCTCATGCTTTCTTTTCTCCTTCGACAATCAGGGCGCTGAGTTCTTCAAGGCCCCCCAGATCGGAAATATCCTTCACCAGATCAGGGATGCGGAAGACCCGGGCCTGATTCTTCATGCCCGACTCAAACTGCTGATACAATTGATCCCTCTGATTGTAGTAGGACCTCATCTGTGAATACAACTTCACAAGATCCTCATGGCCTTTTCCAGGGTCCTGAGCCGAACGGAGGTCCAGCCAGTACGGGAAGACACGATTTAAAACCACCGTGCCCAGATGGTAGCCGCCTTTTTTGATTTCTCTTGAGAAGTATTCAGCTTCCTTCAGTTTCGCCTGATCAAAGGCCGTCACCAGACAGAACTGAGTCGTCGGCGCCACCAGCATACGATGCACATCGATCGTGCGGGCCTGCAGCTTCCCCTGCCATTGCTCGATATTGACAAAGAAATCACCCAGTTCGCGGATGAAGTTTGACCCCGTCAAAGATTCCAAAACTTTCAGAACCTGGCGCGTACCGGTCTGAAGCAGGTGACCAAAGAAGCCGCCTTTTTTTCCTTCGGGATCGCGGAACCATTTCGCCACACCTTCGTTGAAAAGTGCGGAAAGCTTTTGCGGAGCATTCAGGAAATCAATTGCATGCTTCGTCGGTGGCGTATCCAGAACGATCAGATCAAACTGGCCGGATTCATAGCAGGAATACAGTTTTTCCAAAGCGGTGAATTCCTGCGAACCACTTAAGTTCGTGGAAAGCTGCTTGTAAAGGCTGTTATTAAAGATCTTTTGAGCTGATTCTGTTTTCTTCGCCGCGCGAGCGACAAAATCATCAAAGGTTTTTTTATGATCAATCACCGAGGCATACAGCTCGCCCTTGAAATTCTGCCCCGGAACTTTGGTGATGTCTTTGGTGCCTTCAATGCCCAGGGTCTGCGCCAGGCGCTTCGCCGGATCGATAGTCAGTACCAACACACGCTTGCCCTCTTTGGCGGCAAGCACGGCCAAGGAAGCCGCAATCGTGGTTTTACCCACGCCACCACTTCCGACACAGACTAAAACTTTGGTGTCTTTAAACAGGCTCACTTCAACACCTCCGCCGTTTTTTCCACCAGAGCCCAGGCGCTGGATTCAAAATACAACGGCACACGGGTGACCTCGGGGCTTAACCCTTGAGCTTGCGCCCACATTTGATTCTGACGGCGAATATGACCGTCCAGATACTCGGCAAATTTTGAAAGGTCGGAATTTTCAGACTGCACTTCCTGCAAAGTCTGCTCGGACACCGGCGCCTCGATCATCTTGTTCATGATCAGTTCAGCCGTGACACCAAATTCGTTTTTCAAGCGAGCGATCAACTCTGAAGCTTCTTTCAGCGGAAGCTCTTCCGGCAAGGTGACCACGTGGTATTTGCAGATTTCAGGATTGCGAATATGCGCATCGATACTGCGGCTTTGTTCACCCATGGGACCAAACTGCACGGCCTCGGCCATGCCTTTTGGAGCTTCCAGCAAAGCAATAAAGTGACCCGTGGCAAACGCATCCACCACAATACAATCAAACGGCAGCGCAGGGCCGTGTTTGCGGGGACCGCTGGTGACTTTTCCCAGGATCGCCAGTTCCGGCAAGGCAGGAGCCACATTAATGAAGGCCTTCATCACTGCATTTTCGAAGAACAGCTTCGCCAGGCTTTCCACCTTGATGAAATGACGGGCGTATTCCTGCAAACAGGCTTCGCCGGTCCACAAGGCTAAGGAAAGATTGGGTCTGATTGAAACTGGCTGAAATCCAACTTGGGGTAAATTAAAGAAATCCTTAAAGAAACTCTGATCTCCAAGTTCGACCAGAAGGGTCTTTTTACCCTCTTGGCTCTTTTTAAGCGCCAGGGCTGCGGCTAAAACCGACTTCCCCACGCCCCCTTTTCCGGTCACAAAGTGAATCTCTTGCTTCATAGGTTCTAAGAGTGTGGCTGACCTCTGATTTATAGGCATTACGCATGGCATTACAGTTGCCTAAAGTCGGTCCGTCTTTTAGTATCCACCAGTTTATAACGCGTTGGCGTAATCTAGGAGAAATAGACATGAAATCAAATGTAGAAAAGGTTTCCAACCTTTCCAGAAAGTTGAACATCGAAGTTCCGGCTGCGGCAGTTCAAACAGCTTTCCAAAAAATCTTCAATGGCATCCAAAAAGAAGTGACCATCAAAGGCTTCCGCAAAGGTAAAGCTCCTTTGGCGACTGTAAAAAGCCTTTACGGCGACCGTGTAAAACAAGACGTGGTTCAGGATCTGATCCAGAAGCACTACGCTGAAGCACTGAACGAGCACAAGCTTGAACCTATCAGCTACCCAGAATTCGAATTCGCAGATCCAACAGAGAACAAAGACTTCTCTTTCTCTGCAGCATTCGATGTTCGTCCAGAGATCGCTTTGAAAAAATACGAAGGCCTGGAAGTTGAAAAAGAAAAAGCTGAATTCGATGCAAAGAAAATCGATCAGGTTCTTGAAAACATCCGCGCTTCCCGCGCAACTTTCGAAGTTGTTGCTGAAGACCGCGCTGTAACCATGAGCGATATCGCTGTTATCAACTTCGAAGGTTTCATGGGCGGTCAGCCTCTTGAAAACGGTTCCGGCACAGATCACCATCTTGAACTGGGCGCGAAACAATTCATCGAAGGTTTCGAAGACGGCATCGTAGGAATGAAAAAAGGCGAAACTAAAACTTTGTCTTTGAAATTCCCGGATCCATACCACTCTGCAGAGCTTGCTGGTAAACCAGTGGAGTTCAAAGTGACTTTGAACCAGATCAAAGCAAAAGTTTTGCCTGAACTGACTAACGAATTCCTGGCGACTCTGGGCGGTCCAACTGACCTTGAGACTTTGAAAAAATCCATCCAGGAAGATCTTGAGCAAACTGAAACCAAACGCATCGAAGACGCCTTCAAAAACCGTCTTTTGAAAGCTTTGGTGAAAGAAAATCCAGTTGAAGTTCCACAATCCTTGATGAAAGAACAAAAAGCATCTTTGGTTGAAGACTTCAAAAAACGCATGTCTGAACAAGGCATGGGTCCGGATGACTTCGCTTCTTACGTTGAAAAATGGGATGGCGACTTCGAAAAGACGGCTGCTGAAATGATTCAGTCTTCTTTCCTGGTTGATGCTATTGCCAAGAAACATGACTTGTTCTGCAAAAAAGAAGACCTGGATGCTAAATTTGCTGAGTACGCTCAACAAACTGGTATCGAAGAATCCCGCATCAAGGAATTCTATGGTCGTCCAGAGCAGGCTTCCCGCCTGACTTACATGCTGACTGAAGAGAAAGTAATCGCTTTCCTGAACAAGTCCGTGAAAGTTAAAGAAGTTCCAGCTGGTTCTTTGAAAGAAGAAAACAACTAGTCTGCTGAATTTCCGTTCTGAAGTTTAAAACTTCCAAAGCCCGTCAGGCGATGCTTGGCGGGCTTTTTTATATCCAGAATGTCGCAACAGCGGCCCTATAAAGACTGACAATCGCCCTAACATCCCTGAAATAAGTACAGACCCACCACCCCCGAGCTGCAATCCAGCCATAACAGGGATGGCCCGGGAATTGATAATGCACTCTTGGATAGCTACAGGAGTGCCTATGGGTTTTAACCTCGATAATGACAAGTCAAAAGATCAGCTGAGTCTGTTCGACTACAAGCTGCCTAGTGCTGACTTTGCACCAGCAAAGAAGTCCAATGCCGATAACACGGCCATTGATTTTGATGCTTTCCTGATGGCCCACCGCGAGCCGGAACAAAGCAAAACCTCCCGCTTCCTGACGATCTC is from Bdellovibrio bacteriovorus str. Tiberius and encodes:
- a CDS encoding TIGR02147 family protein, with protein sequence MNKTSEFLLNEYQRRRSSAPQLTNAQFAKILGIPSSRLSDYINGRRIMTMSVGKQVIKGLGMGETDFVHLKNLIEFDKRKVKTLLPEVQLKEDEFGVICDWYHFAILALVPVKTFQPNANWIADRLNIPFEVAQAAIERLCRLGLLQIEEGKFIVTHKQLETSHNIPSESLRRSHKQSLVQVLDNMDRVPLDLRDVTSITFPMNRKKIPEAKRLIRNFRRKMATLMTQGPKTDVYNLNVQLFPVTKVQK
- the gshA gene encoding glutamate--cysteine ligase, whose amino-acid sequence is MAKLILHKQTLANMNEICAWFASKTANMSYPIYSSYDIRDSGYKISNVDANIFPAGFNNICPTDKESAPALVDKYITKHYGAGIKNILLVTEEHTNNAFYWENVHTIRKLIEATGRVVKIAIPRELPEPLNLTSSAGNEVTVHSALKGGELLKSFTPDLIISNNDFSEAYEEWAPTMSEFPMNPPRELGWYQRKKSTYFKYYNQLASEFAEVAKIDPFLLRVETELFEHFDIGDESSRNALAEKVDQMLARLREDYKKRGINQEPFVFVKNNAGTYGLAVIRVGSGEEVKAWSYKSRKKMKAAKGGRDVEEVIIQEGIPSIVEADGASAEPVIYMLGCELAGGFLRTHAEKSSTESLNSPGAVYKRLCVSDLAINTPGCPQENVYGWTAKLGLLAIAMEAQEMGAVFKGYTPVGCGKQ
- a CDS encoding tetratricopeptide repeat protein, which produces MRLILSTALVLLSGCSLLGQRSQPDETQAVRATELAQISNAEKVLNTGSFDQSLILYKEFQGLHPQSTFVQAARLGEAQSLAGLERWQESLDLYRDVAVKTRNYQPEIAAQALYQMSFAYEAQGDDLRTVSSLLDAKKLGQYLPLETAAAEIPARLAIVYGRQDREDDAVAYLNEAERGIEKVQTEKGTELPKDWQAKTYVQMGGVSTNQLGVQNFTAFVRGQKLVQIYLFRAVRLNDANWSVRAKTRLQETYRDLFTVVESQREQRRLQSALGAELLGLIDQAELYRPPTGQKMNSHETEFFTFLADVRKKTENIVYTNDEVMGLTEESQRLNSLRRSGRVKADSLLPDEEKATIPLPPKVVPSEDPNL
- a CDS encoding ArsA family ATPase, which codes for MSLFKDTKVLVCVGSGGVGKTTIAASLAVLAAKEGKRVLVLTIDPAKRLAQTLGIEGTKDITKVPGQNFKGELYASVIDHKKTFDDFVARAAKKTESAQKIFNNSLYKQLSTNLSGSQEFTALEKLYSCYESGQFDLIVLDTPPTKHAIDFLNAPQKLSALFNEGVAKWFRDPEGKKGGFFGHLLQTGTRQVLKVLESLTGSNFIRELGDFFVNIEQWQGKLQARTIDVHRMLVAPTTQFCLVTAFDQAKLKEAEYFSREIKKGGYHLGTVVLNRVFPYWLDLRSAQDPGKGHEDLVKLYSQMRSYYNQRDQLYQQFESGMKNQARVFRIPDLVKDISDLGGLEELSALIVEGEKKA
- a CDS encoding ArsA family ATPase, coding for MKQEIHFVTGKGGVGKSVLAAALALKKSQEGKKTLLVELGDQSFFKDFFNLPQVGFQPVSIRPNLSLALWTGEACLQEYARHFIKVESLAKLFFENAVMKAFINVAPALPELAILGKVTSGPRKHGPALPFDCIVVDAFATGHFIALLEAPKGMAEAVQFGPMGEQSRSIDAHIRNPEICKYHVVTLPEELPLKEASELIARLKNEFGVTAELIMNKMIEAPVSEQTLQEVQSENSDLSKFAEYLDGHIRRQNQMWAQAQGLSPEVTRVPLYFESSAWALVEKTAEVLK
- the tig gene encoding trigger factor, producing MKSNVEKVSNLSRKLNIEVPAAAVQTAFQKIFNGIQKEVTIKGFRKGKAPLATVKSLYGDRVKQDVVQDLIQKHYAEALNEHKLEPISYPEFEFADPTENKDFSFSAAFDVRPEIALKKYEGLEVEKEKAEFDAKKIDQVLENIRASRATFEVVAEDRAVTMSDIAVINFEGFMGGQPLENGSGTDHHLELGAKQFIEGFEDGIVGMKKGETKTLSLKFPDPYHSAELAGKPVEFKVTLNQIKAKVLPELTNEFLATLGGPTDLETLKKSIQEDLEQTETKRIEDAFKNRLLKALVKENPVEVPQSLMKEQKASLVEDFKKRMSEQGMGPDDFASYVEKWDGDFEKTAAEMIQSSFLVDAIAKKHDLFCKKEDLDAKFAEYAQQTGIEESRIKEFYGRPEQASRLTYMLTEEKVIAFLNKSVKVKEVPAGSLKEENN